A segment of the Zingiber officinale cultivar Zhangliang chromosome 8B, Zo_v1.1, whole genome shotgun sequence genome:
TTAGTAAAATCCTAGTCAAGAAGGGTTAACATCAAGTGGATTTCCTTGAGAAAGAAATTATTTGAATGGTGGAATGTCCTAATGGAGGTGAAGTGTTAGGCGATCTACAAGCACTGGTGATCTAGGTTCACAAGATGCTTTAGGGCACCTAATCCACTCGAGTAAGTAGGAGAGATTAGGAGAAATCTTTCAGGAAGAGGGAGGATATCTAAGGGGCAAGGTTTGCATTTAGAATAACTCACTAGATCAGTTATTCATTTATTTTTACACTGATagaaattttatttcaatttatttatgTTATAATGGAAGTAAGAAACTTGGACAACTTACTGCAGATGCACTCAAGGAGAGTCAAACTATCTAAACCTTGATTATATGAACAGGTTAGGGAGGTTAAGAAAGTGGCAAACAACGAAGTGCTTgcccccagcacccccgccaGCTTGCCTTAGGactaacacagaggaggtaaatcacaataACTCAGGAGCAAGTGGATGTGGGGGTGAGTTACACGGGGTGCATGCCCTGCCGACCCCTAGAAGGTTAGGGAGGTTAAGAAAGAATTCTAAAAACATGGtctaagagagagagagagagtcaaCTTAACTACTTGTTAGATGTTGTTTAATTAGATATTTCCCTCTATTGATAGATTGGAAGGGTTTTGGTATTGTTCTAGTTGTGGTTTATATGAAATATACAATGAGACTTCTATTCATTTTCTTATTCTATGGAAATCTGGAAGGACTATGTCTGCTTTCTATAAGGAATGCGGAGATAGGAAAGGGGAGGAACTGCTGTCATGGATTTTTAATTCATTTAAGACAAAACTAAGTAATCCGTCCTTCTCTTCTTATGTTTATCAAATATGGGGTGAAAGAGAATTTTCTCTCATACATAAAAATATCCAGAAATAAAGTAGATTAAGCAATGTGGAAGACTAGGCTAATTTAAGCAGTAATGCACATAACATTCCGTAGAAAATGAGATAACAAAACGTCGATTTGAAATTCACAATGCCATCTTAACATGTGTTCTCGTTTTGTTTATATAGGTTCCAGTCCATATACATTTTTTATCTATCCTAGTAATTAACACATCACGAAATTGGATAATCCCCaaaaaaaataatgaagaaaTATCCAAAAGCAGATTAGATAAAATGCCATATACCTAACCGAGGAAATTAGGATTAAACAACCCCCTCCCCCAGTCACTAAAAGATCTAAGCATCAAATTGACAACTTTCGACCAGATCCAGCCTTCTAAATTCGAAATAATGAAATCGATCGACCACAACACTACCCAGATCAGGATGGGAACAAGACAACCCGAGCGAGGAACTAAAGAAAGAGAGAGAACCAGGGGCGATGGCCTCGAGAGAGACCGGGGGCGGGCAATCGCAGACGCAAGAGGCACATCCGGGaagggaagaggaggaggaagagcgaGATCGGGCTGCCGCGAATCCTTTCTTGAAGCGCCAGTAGAGCGCGGGGCCGGAGACGCACAGAGCTGAGGCGACGGCGAAGACCACCAGCAAGCATTTGAGGCACGCCCCCGACGGCCGACCTGCGCTAGGCATCTCCTCCTCCGGTTCTCTTTCACTCGACGCCTTCGTCTTCCGAGCGACCGGTAAAACTAAAACGGTATTATTATACGACTCGATTCGGTCGAGATTCTTATTCTCTGACGGTCGAACCGTCCGGCCCATTTCATTGAACCGGTTGAATCACAAGGTCTTATTGGGTTTGGTGCGGTTTAAACGCGTCCTGCCGTTGGTGGTGAAACGTGGATCCTTACCCAACTCCGCATTTTGAATGTTTAGTGGATGTGTTGGGTCATCTTCCAtatggaaaaatattttaaatattttatttattattattattattattatttttaaatgatgGATAGACTCATAGAccgagcatttttatttttgattttttttatataaaaataaactataaaattaccatAACTGGGCCACGTAATTGAAGAACCGAATAATTCGCGATTTCATCACGACGGTTATTATTCGGTTAAAAAGTCTCGCCTGGCCGCCGAAATACGCCTTGACCGCGTCCATCAAGTCTCTCTATATAAATATACGCCGCATTGCAACTTTCCAATTACGACGTCTTCACTGGTTTATCCATCATCGTCGTCTTCTTCTTCATCGCCGTCTTTTCCTCCaacatcatcttcctcttcttcttcttcgtcttttCCTCTGTCAAAAGGCATGGAGAATAGTAAGAATATTGAGTCGTCGTACAGGAAGAGATCGTCATGCGACCCCGGGGATCGCTCTTCGCCTCCGAAGCGTGGCCGCGTCGAGTGTAGAGCAATGGGAAGTTCCACGGTCGACGATCATGAGGAGCCGGGCCTTGACCTGACGCTTCGGGTCAGTTAAGATCTTAAAATCTCCTCTGTTATCGCCTAGAAAACAGTTACACTGATCCTTTTTGAATCACCTCATAACAGCTCGGTTCGTCAAGAACAACACAGAACCAGAGGGTGCAGTTTCAAGCACCAGCAGTGGAGGATAAAATCTCTAAGGTATACACGATCGACCAGTTAATTTCTTGATTTCTACGAAACGACGATTAATTCTTTGTTCTTCGTTTCGAAAAGTTGACATTTTCTGCAATGAATCCAGTTGGAATCGGTTCGAGCAGAGCTCGCCAGATCAGAGGAGAAGAATTGGCTTCTGAAGGAAATGCTTAGCGTAGCGACCAAGGAGAACGACGAACTGCGAGATCGTCTATCGAAGCTGCATTTCAAAGGCAGAAATAAGCAGGCGACTGAGAAGAAGATGAGGACCGCCCCAGGCCCCTCCTCTTCCTCCAACCCAGATCGAGCCGAGCCAAACATGAAGAAGCCCCAAGTTTCGCTTCGGATCCTGACCGAAAAACCGAATGTATTGTAGCGATTCCACATCGTAATTATCTATATATTTTCGATCGATTCATTGATGAATCCTGCTAATGACTTCATTGATTAGATAAAGGATGACTGTCTCTGGAAAAAATAAGGGCAAAAAAAGTTGGGGAGCGTTTTTCCTCGAGCTTACTATCCTTGTTCTTTAAAGGAAGACTGCTCTGTTAGAAAGAAGGTATCGTAGTGGATTCAGACAACAAACTATACCTTGTTTGCTCAATTAATGTatgaattttgtttttttttctatatatagGTTCAGCGTTGTGCAGAGGATCCAACAGTTTTGATCACTACCGAGGGGTCGCATGACCATCTGCTTTCGATCCTCTGTCCTCATTTTTCTCTGTCGCCGTGTCTcattgtcgatcggacggatcatATTAAATCTCAAGGATATTTTGCATATTACGAGAATACTACACATattttaaagatgtcatgatgtctTAAGATTTAATCTCATCCGTCTGATCGGTAATGAGACACAGGGACAGAGAGAAATagggacagaggatctgaactaTCGATCTCCAGCGACAGCTTTTTGGCCGGAGCGACGATCTCGGAGATTGAGCCTTTCCCGTCTGTCATGATCGCTGCTTCCTCCAGGATTCCCGGAGCCGACGGTGACGGACAAGAGGATGGCAAGAAAGAATGAACTAAACGATTTTGATGGAGTTGATCTATCGCTAGTGCTCAGGATTGTTGGATTCAGCTAGAACAAGGCATTCTTAGATCTCTAATATTTATGTAgccaattataaaaaaataagataaatatgttttgCATTTGTTGGaatacaattaaaaaaatatgtaaaagatgctgaatttaaaaaaatataatattagtATGAAATTTGATACGGATATACATAGAAGGACCTAGGAGATATTAAGAGAAAAAAAGAAAGGCATTTAAGTCTTTTCATGATGTAGGTTTTAAAGGAGGAGTGGAGGTACTCTTGCGAGTGGCTCTCTTCCGTCGCTAAGAAGCGACCAGGGATGTCACTGGTCGCACACATGCCACCACCGCCTCTCACGTCGCCGGTGAGTCAACGGTCCTCCCTCAGTTAACTGGCAGACACCCCTGACCTTCTCGATGCAGACGCCGTCGAGCGGCACCGTAGCCTCCTCACGCCACCTCTGCCGCTGGCACGAACAGGGAAGAAAGCTTCTTCTGCGTCTCTCGCCGTCGCGCcgtctctccttctcctctctccctctctgaTCGCTGAGAGACGCCTCTGGCCACCACTGCTCTCCTCATGCGCCGCCCCCTTCTTCCTTCTGCGGTTGGGTCGTCGTCATCGAAGGGGGCACGTCTCTTTTCCGCCACCACCAGGGGCCTACGACCACCACACGCCACAGCCCCTTTCGCCGGCAGCCACCACGCACCGCAACCTCTTTCGCTAGCAACCATTGCGCGCTGCAGCCTCTTTCGCCGGCAGCCAGCACGCGCTGCAGCCTCTTTCGCCGGCAACCACTACATGCCATAGCCCATGTGCCGACAATCCATGTGTCAGCAGTCCGCGCGCCGACTTCACCTCAATTCCAATTCTATGTCACTATTGTGTTCCGACCCCTGCACCGATCCAATTTGCGTGTCGTATCCCGAGCTACAATCGTAGTGCATCCCGTTGTTATGTTTCGGCCTACACACCTTGTGGTGTTTCGGCCTGCGTACCGATGTTATATCCCAGTCTACGTGCCGATGTCATCTCCCCGCATGCGTGTCATCATTATCTCTTGGTCGGCATGTCATTTTCTGGATCCAGGTCGCGCTTAGCTCTAGGCAAGCAGATCTGCCTCCTCAGCTAACACATTCATCTATCCTTCCGGATCAGGACGACTCAACCAACATCGTGATCAACTCACCGATCCATCCAAGGGCGCCCCCTCCCCTCGAGGTTAGGGTACGTCACTTTACTCATCCTATATTTATTTCGTTGTTTTGCTATCATTCGGCTGCTTACATATTCGTGGGACCctcctcgagcatcggggtaccagggatcggggcaacccggtcgctggctgcaggtactgTTGatcagaggacttctgacgacttagTTAATGTAGAAGACAACTCACTATCCGGGTCATGGAGAGGAGATCAACATTCCAGCCATGTCACACCGGCAGTtccgtcttctcagattcccgacaggatcatactggcgtcgtctgtgggaacttcgcctgatctggaacgtaaagatggacgacgtcgggaaATTCTGccatactcatgaccttgagggGGTTTCGACGAGCATAtcatattctcctcactccatgggtattcgggagttaagaAATTGAGTCAAATCCTCTGCTGGTTGGCAAGTCAGTTTTTCTGTTATATTTTCTCTTTCGGTCATAGGATCTTCCATAGTTCCCCGATCGAAGACTCCCGTGCTGATCGATCtagtttatattatattagaaCCACAGGTTCAATGTTGAAGACTCtagtgccgatcggccgggtttacattatattagagccacagactcaatgtcgaagactcccgtgctgATCGATCGGGTTTACATTATGTTAGAGTCACGGgttcaatgtcgaagactcccgtgccgattggccgggtttatattatattaaagccatagactcaatgtcgaagactccatGCCGATCGGTTgggtttatattatattagagccacagactcaatgtcgaagactcctaTGCCGATCAGCCgaatttatattatattagagccacatgCTTAATGTCGAAGACTCTCGTGCCAATCGACCgggtttatattatattagaaCCACAGGCTCAATATTGAAGACTCTCGTGCTGATCGGTCGGGTTTACATTATATTAGAGTCACAGACTCAATGTCGAATACTCCCGTGCCAATTGGCCGGGTTTACATTATGTTAGAGCCAtgagctcaatgtcgaagactcccgtgccgatcgacctgatttatattatattagagctaCAGGATCAACGTCGAAAACTCCCGTGACCATCAGTCGAGTTTACATTATGTTAGAGCTACggactcaatgtcgaagactcccatgtcgatcggccgggtttatattatattagagccacaggctcaATGTCGAACACTCCCGTTCCAATCGGCCGGGTTtacattatattagagccacgggctctaaaagtcgagcggtgactataaaccctagaagtcgagcggcgactataaacccttgagtcagagactcctgTGCCGATCGGTCAGGTTTgaattatattagagccacgggctctagaagtcgagcggtgAGTATAAactctagaagtcgagcggcgactataaaccctagaagtcaagcggcgactataaatcctagaAGTCGAGTAGCGACTATAAATCCTTAAATCAGAGACTCTAGTGCTGATCGGTCGGGTTTGAATTATATTAGAGTCacgggctctagaagtcgagcgacgactataaacccttgtctccatcgacggttaagcgacgaccttaaactcttgtctctaccaatggtcgagcagcgaccttaaacccttatctccactgacagtcgagcggcgaccttaaacccgtatctcccccgttcggggtcgagcgattttcactggtcacagaccagcttatcagagcatctatctcccccgttcggggtcgagcggtcttcactggtctcggactagtTTAGTGGATTCtcttatctccctcgttcggggtcgagcggtcttcactgatcGTGGATTAGTTTATCagatctcatatctcccccgttcggggtcgagcgatcttcactggtctcgggctAGCTTAGCGAATTCTCTTATctccccgttcagggtcgagcggtcttcactggtcgtgAATCAGCTTATCAGATCTCATATCTCCCctattcggggtcgagcggtcttcactggtcgtgGACCAGCTTAGCGGATTCTCTTATCTcctccgttcggggtcgagcggtcttcactggtcatgGACCAATATATCAGATGTCCTATCTCCTCCTTCAGGGTCgggcggtcttcactggtcgtgGACTAGCTTATCAGATCTCTTATCTCCCCCAtttggggtcgagcggtcttcactgatcGTGGACCAGTTTATCAGATCTCATATCTCCCCTGTTCGACGTCGAGCGATCTTCACTGGTCGTGGACCAACTTAGCGGattctcttatctcccccgttcggggtcgagcggtcttcactagtCACGAACCAGCATATCAGATGTCCTATCTTctccgttcggggttgagcggtcttcactggtcacaGATCATATCAGAGCGtcttatctccctcgttcggggtcgagctatctccaaTGATCTCGGATAGGAGTATTTCCATTGATCTTGGACCAGTGTATTGCCACCGGTCTAGGACCGAAGtatcttcactggtctcagaccagggTATCCTGCGGGTTCCATGCCCCTCGGTCGCATGAGCCTCACACTCACTTGGGACGCCGACGTCGTACTTTTCGCTCTCGCGATCCTCTCCCACTCGGCATCATCCCACTCAGTACTACTCGATTACCGAGCCAACATTTTACGATCGCTCAGTCGACATCCTCTGGGCCGCTTGACCAGCAATCTCGTAGTCGTCCGACCGGTATCGCTCGGTCGTCCGTTCAGCCACATGCTTGAACTATTCGGTCGAACGTTCGACATTCTCTAGATGGTTTGGTCAGCATTTTACGATTGATTGGCCGACAATTTCTCGGTCGCGCGCTTGGCTTTGCTCGCCCATCCTCTTCCTACCCGATCAGTATTGTCTTTATTGCTAGGTCGACACTCTTTCAGTTGCTCGTTCGATATCTTTGTAGCTGCCCGATTAGTATCACCCGGCTGTTCGCTTGACTCAACGTCCCTCGATCATTCGCTCGATATTTCTCGAtcttgttagagtatatactaaaagcctagcttttgtaaacatttattttagaaataaaagaatcacattggtcaaatgtctacatttatttgttaagtgtagttgttcaattaatttatattgtagataacatggtgtatggtgtcatacacagaagatcatgttatcagttctttataaattataaacagttgctcatgactaagatggaaaggaacaaaccattggaataatcatagtgtaattaggtattagtttatcttgactaataaattacactagtacactctaagtgtattgagtaggaccattttaggtaagttctttttatactgacttaataaaagaactagaccttagttattatggaagtgtgtgctcttaatcctaatataataacaagcacatatatttagtatttatttctttaacttatcagatgagatttagctcgataaatcaataggcccgaaaagttgggaaatggtattacttatagtgtgtgttgttgattatagaaaaaatctgtgtcctagttatttaggttgagaatgtccccaagaggagcccataaggattgtcatgttaaaccctgcaggtggacttagtccaatatgacaatgaagttgagtggtactactcttggagctagatattaattaaatgagttgtcagtaactcattaaattaatggatatttgatatcttaaacacagggagactaacac
Coding sequences within it:
- the LOC122017742 gene encoding uncharacterized protein LOC122017742; amino-acid sequence: MENSKNIESSYRKRSSCDPGDRSSPPKRGRVECRAMGSSTVDDHEEPGLDLTLRLGSSRTTQNQRVQFQAPAVEDKISKLESVRAELARSEEKNWLLKEMLSVATKENDELRDRLSKLHFKGRNKQATEKKMRTAPGPSSSSNPDRAEPNMKKPQVSLRILTEKPNIKDDCLWKK